Proteins co-encoded in one Halorussus vallis genomic window:
- a CDS encoding transcription initiation factor IIB, whose protein sequence is MERTRRRQGRGEQTKQEAQEGEEQAQRGEKQECPECDSAKLIKSPDGTEVTCEECGLVLEEDNVDRGPEWRAFNHQERQSKSRVGAPTTNTMHDKGLTTTIDWKDKDAYGRSISSKKRSQMHRLRKWQERIRTKDAGERNLQFALSEIDRMASALGVPRSVREVSSVIYRRALKEDLIRGRSIEGVATSALYAACRMEGIPRSLEEVSGASRVERKEIGRTYRYVSQELDLEMKPVDPKKYVPRFSSKLDLSEEVQAKANEIIETTSEQGLLSGKSPTGYAAAAIYAASLLCNEKKTQREVADVAQVTEVTIRNRYQEQIEAMGIHG, encoded by the coding sequence GTGGAGAGAACTAGGCGCCGGCAAGGACGAGGCGAACAGACGAAGCAGGAAGCCCAGGAAGGGGAGGAGCAGGCCCAACGCGGCGAAAAGCAGGAGTGTCCGGAGTGCGACTCCGCGAAACTCATCAAGAGTCCGGACGGAACCGAGGTCACCTGCGAGGAGTGCGGACTAGTTCTGGAGGAGGACAACGTCGACCGCGGCCCCGAGTGGCGCGCGTTCAACCACCAGGAACGCCAGAGCAAGTCCCGCGTGGGTGCGCCCACGACGAACACGATGCACGACAAGGGGCTGACCACGACCATCGACTGGAAGGACAAGGACGCCTACGGCCGTTCTATCTCCTCGAAGAAGCGCAGTCAGATGCACCGTCTGCGCAAGTGGCAAGAGCGCATCCGGACGAAGGACGCGGGCGAGCGCAACCTCCAGTTCGCGCTCAGCGAGATCGACCGCATGGCCTCCGCGCTCGGTGTACCACGCTCCGTTCGTGAGGTTTCGAGCGTCATCTACCGGCGGGCGCTCAAGGAAGACCTCATCCGGGGTCGTTCCATCGAGGGCGTCGCCACCAGCGCGCTCTACGCCGCCTGCCGGATGGAGGGCATCCCCCGCAGTCTGGAGGAAGTTTCGGGCGCCTCGCGGGTCGAGCGCAAGGAGATCGGCCGAACGTATCGGTACGTCTCCCAGGAACTCGACCTGGAGATGAAGCCCGTCGACCCCAAGAAGTACGTCCCGCGGTTCTCTTCGAAACTCGACCTCTCCGAGGAAGTCCAGGCCAAGGCCAACGAGATCATCGAGACGACCTCCGAGCAGGGCCTGCTGTCGGGCAAGTCGCCGACGGGGTACGCGGCGGCCGCCATCTACGCGGCGTCGCTACTCTGTAACGAGAAGAAGACCCAGCGCGAGGTCGCAGACGTCGCGCAGGTCACCGAGGTCACCATCCGCAACCGCTACCAAGAGCAAATCGAAGCGATGGGCATCCACGGCTGA